A stretch of Thermococcus bergensis DNA encodes these proteins:
- a CDS encoding TIGR00153 family protein — MPIFGGKENNVFAAIDKHLEMVNSTILKFRELMEAYLNGDVERAEFLMGEVERLEREADGLRREIEAMLYQGAFLPVNRGDYARLSELVDSVADVAESAAHALILAKPKVPVDLKEEILELLDYSLKTYQLLEEAVKALNTNVDEAIEYAKKTEIAEEEADKIEYALLRKVFESEKITTFAKIVWDKVITKIGDIADRAEDASDQVLLMALKRRG; from the coding sequence ATGCCCATATTTGGAGGGAAGGAAAATAATGTTTTTGCGGCGATTGACAAGCACCTTGAAATGGTAAATTCCACTATATTAAAGTTCAGAGAACTCATGGAGGCGTACCTTAACGGAGACGTTGAGAGAGCAGAATTTTTAATGGGGGAAGTAGAAAGGCTAGAACGTGAGGCAGATGGTCTTAGGAGAGAAATAGAGGCAATGCTTTATCAAGGAGCGTTTCTACCGGTCAACAGGGGCGACTATGCTCGGTTATCTGAGCTCGTTGATAGTGTCGCAGATGTGGCAGAAAGTGCTGCCCATGCTTTAATCTTGGCAAAACCCAAAGTTCCAGTAGACTTGAAGGAAGAAATATTGGAACTTCTTGATTATTCTTTAAAGACTTACCAGCTTCTCGAAGAGGCCGTTAAAGCACTCAACACAAATGTCGATGAAGCAATTGAATATGCAAAAAAGACTGAAATTGCTGAGGAAGAGGCAGATAAAATTGAGTATGCTCTTTTGAGAAAAGTTTTTGAAAGTGAAAAGATAACAACATTTGCAAAAATCGTATGGGATAAGGTTATAACAAAGATCGGAGACATAGCTGATAGGGCAGAGGATGCCTCCGATCAGGTCTTGCTTATGGCACTAAAAAGGAGGGGTTGA
- a CDS encoding D-2-hydroxyacid dehydrogenase: MKVLVASPLHEKAFEILKNAGLEVIYEEYPDQDKLKELVKDVSAIIVRSKPKVTKEIIDAAPNLKVIARAGVGLDNVDVEYAKSKGIEVVNAPAASSRSVAELAIALMFAVARKVAFADRKMREGVWAKKQCMGFELEGKTLGVIGFGRIGYTVAKIASAIGMKILLYDTAKEEERAKEVGGKFVELEELLRNSDIVTIHVPLLESTYHLINEERLKLMKPTAILINTARGAVVDTNALVKALQEGWIAGAGLDVFEEEPLPENHPLTKLDNVVLTPHIGASTVEAQERAGIEVAEKVVKILKGE, from the coding sequence ATGAAAGTATTGGTTGCCTCACCTTTGCATGAAAAAGCGTTCGAGATTTTGAAAAACGCAGGGTTGGAAGTAATTTATGAGGAATACCCAGACCAAGATAAGCTCAAGGAACTCGTTAAGGATGTCAGTGCTATAATAGTTAGGAGCAAGCCAAAGGTAACAAAGGAAATTATAGACGCGGCACCAAACCTCAAAGTCATAGCAAGGGCTGGTGTTGGTTTGGACAATGTGGATGTCGAATACGCAAAGAGTAAAGGTATTGAAGTCGTTAATGCTCCCGCTGCATCAAGCAGAAGCGTTGCGGAGTTAGCTATTGCCCTGATGTTTGCTGTAGCAAGAAAAGTGGCCTTTGCTGACAGGAAGATGAGAGAGGGAGTTTGGGCCAAGAAGCAGTGCATGGGCTTTGAGCTTGAAGGAAAGACCCTTGGCGTTATAGGGTTTGGAAGGATAGGATACACCGTGGCAAAGATAGCAAGTGCCATTGGCATGAAAATCCTTCTCTACGACACGGCCAAAGAAGAGGAGAGAGCAAAGGAAGTTGGTGGAAAGTTTGTGGAGCTTGAGGAACTCTTAAGGAACAGCGATATCGTTACAATCCACGTGCCCCTCCTGGAGAGCACCTACCACCTCATCAACGAGGAAAGACTAAAGCTCATGAAGCCCACTGCAATTCTCATAAACACAGCTAGAGGGGCTGTTGTTGACACTAACGCCTTAGTCAAAGCACTCCAGGAAGGATGGATTGCTGGAGCTGGCTTGGACGTATTCGAAGAAGAACCCCTCCCAGAAAACCACCCATTGACAAAGCTTGACAATGTGGTCTTAACTCCCCACATAGGGGCATCCACAGTTGAGGCTCAGGAGAGAGCTGGCATAGAAGTTGCTGAGAAAGTCGTCAAGATTTTGAAGGGTGAGTAG
- a CDS encoding 2-hydroxyacid dehydrogenase, protein MRPKVLVLFNMKSEPLELLKQYCDVDILVYPEREKVLEIIGEYDGLIVSPLNKVGKEIIEKGEKLKVISTQSAGYDHIDVEAATKRGIYVTKVSGVLSEAVAEFTVGLTIALLRKIAYSDKFIRRGLWDSQKTVWGWYNNIETVYGKKVGILGMGSIGKAIARRMKALGTEIYYWSRSRKEDIEKEVNAKWLPLEDVLKQSDIVILALPSTPETYHIINEERLKLLEGKYLVNIGRGSLVDEKALIKALKEGKLKGYATDVYEKEPLQESELFEMEWETVLTPHHAGLAREAMIDMGFQAVNNLLSIFKGEVPENLVNREVLKVRPIEEVKLL, encoded by the coding sequence ATGAGACCTAAAGTTTTGGTTCTTTTTAACATGAAGAGCGAGCCGTTGGAGCTCTTGAAACAGTACTGTGACGTTGACATCCTGGTCTATCCAGAGAGGGAGAAAGTGCTGGAAATAATAGGCGAATATGATGGGTTGATAGTTTCGCCCCTGAATAAAGTGGGCAAAGAGATAATTGAGAAAGGAGAAAAGCTCAAAGTCATAAGCACCCAGTCTGCTGGTTACGACCATATAGACGTTGAAGCCGCAACCAAAAGGGGAATATATGTAACAAAGGTTAGCGGGGTCTTAAGTGAAGCTGTTGCGGAGTTTACCGTTGGCTTGACCATAGCCCTTCTGAGAAAAATAGCCTATTCAGACAAGTTCATAAGGAGAGGCCTCTGGGACTCTCAAAAAACGGTCTGGGGATGGTACAATAACATAGAGACAGTTTACGGCAAAAAAGTTGGGATCCTCGGAATGGGCTCAATAGGCAAAGCTATAGCAAGAAGAATGAAGGCTCTCGGAACGGAAATTTACTACTGGAGCAGAAGCAGAAAAGAGGACATAGAAAAGGAAGTAAATGCAAAATGGCTTCCGCTTGAGGATGTTTTGAAGCAGAGCGACATAGTCATCCTTGCCCTGCCCTCAACTCCTGAGACGTATCACATAATAAACGAAGAGAGGCTTAAGTTACTGGAAGGAAAATATCTTGTGAATATCGGAAGGGGAAGCCTGGTTGATGAAAAAGCCCTGATCAAAGCCCTAAAAGAAGGAAAGCTCAAAGGCTATGCGACAGATGTGTATGAAAAAGAGCCACTTCAGGAGAGCGAACTCTTTGAAATGGAGTGGGAGACCGTGCTTACTCCCCACCATGCAGGACTAGCAAGAGAAGCCATGATAGACATGGGTTTCCAGGCTGTGAACAATCTGCTTTCAATCTTTAAGGGCGAAGTTCCAGAGAACCTCGTAAACAGAGAAGTTCTTAAAGTGAGACCAATAGAAGAGGTTAAGCTCCTTTGA
- the proS gene encoding proline--tRNA ligase, whose protein sequence is MSADSKKPKVKREKWSSEFSEWYNEMIELAGIQDKRYPVKGMNVWLPYGLKIMRNIESFIHEEMRRTGHEEVLFPALIPETEFEKEAEHIAGFHGEVLWVTHAGERPLDVKLILRPTSETAMYPMFNLWIRSHADLPFKVYQIVNVYRYETKHTRPLIRVREISRFFEAHTAHDSFEDAERQIKEDLEIFDNLAKKLALPYIISKRPDWDKFPGAFYSLGAEVIMPDGRTLQIGTMHNYRQNFAKAYEITYEKEDGTHDYVHQTTFGMSERLLAAVMAIHGDDNGLVLPPAIAPIQVVIVPIPMKDSPYDVNAYAKEIAEELKMAGIRVHIDDREEIRPGRKFYDWEIRGVPLRIEVGPRDVEGKKAVLARRDTYEKFSVEREKIIEEVRKTLDAIMENLYARAREFMESHIKRVDTIEEAKQLFEDRRGVVELPWCGEESCGVEMEEILDASMLGIPYPEETAKIEGKKCAHCGKEAKYIARFARTY, encoded by the coding sequence ATGAGCGCTGACAGTAAAAAGCCGAAAGTAAAGAGAGAAAAGTGGTCAAGTGAGTTTAGCGAATGGTACAATGAGATGATAGAGCTCGCTGGAATACAGGATAAGAGGTATCCAGTAAAGGGAATGAACGTTTGGCTCCCCTATGGATTGAAAATTATGAGAAACATTGAGAGTTTCATCCATGAGGAAATGAGAAGAACCGGGCATGAGGAAGTACTCTTTCCGGCATTAATCCCTGAGACAGAGTTTGAAAAAGAAGCTGAACACATAGCGGGATTCCATGGGGAAGTTTTGTGGGTAACACACGCTGGTGAGAGGCCTTTGGACGTAAAGCTCATCTTGAGACCAACAAGTGAGACTGCAATGTATCCAATGTTTAACCTCTGGATTAGGTCTCATGCAGACCTGCCCTTTAAGGTATACCAAATAGTCAATGTTTACAGGTATGAGACAAAGCACACAAGACCTTTGATCAGAGTTAGGGAAATAAGCAGATTTTTCGAAGCTCACACTGCCCATGACAGTTTCGAAGATGCCGAGAGGCAGATAAAAGAAGACCTTGAAATTTTCGATAACCTCGCCAAAAAACTGGCCTTGCCATATATCATCTCAAAAAGACCTGACTGGGACAAGTTCCCGGGAGCATTTTACTCCCTCGGTGCGGAGGTAATAATGCCCGATGGAAGGACTCTGCAGATTGGAACAATGCACAACTACAGGCAGAACTTTGCAAAGGCATACGAGATAACCTATGAAAAAGAAGACGGAACTCACGACTATGTTCACCAGACCACGTTTGGAATGAGCGAAAGACTGCTTGCCGCTGTCATGGCGATTCATGGAGACGACAACGGTCTTGTATTGCCACCGGCAATAGCGCCAATACAGGTGGTAATAGTCCCAATCCCAATGAAGGATTCTCCATACGATGTTAATGCCTATGCCAAGGAAATTGCCGAAGAGCTCAAGATGGCTGGCATTAGAGTCCACATAGATGATAGAGAGGAGATAAGACCGGGAAGAAAGTTCTACGACTGGGAAATTAGGGGTGTTCCATTGAGGATTGAAGTAGGGCCGAGAGACGTTGAAGGAAAGAAAGCAGTGCTGGCAAGAAGGGACACCTATGAGAAATTCAGCGTCGAGAGGGAGAAAATCATTGAGGAAGTCAGAAAGACCCTCGATGCAATAATGGAAAACCTCTACGCAAGGGCAAGGGAGTTCATGGAGAGCCACATAAAGAGGGTGGACACAATAGAAGAAGCGAAGCAGCTCTTTGAAGACAGAAGAGGGGTAGTGGAGCTCCCATGGTGTGGTGAAGAGAGCTGCGGCGTTGAAATGGAAGAAATCCTTGACGCAAGCATGCTAGGAATACCGTATCCAGAGGAGACTGCAAAAATTGAAGGGAAGAAGTGCGCTCACTGTGGAAAAGAAGCAAAGTACATAGCAAGGTTTGCAAGAACGTACTAG
- the pcp gene encoding pyroglutamyl-peptidase I — protein MKVLVTGFEPFGGETINPSWEAVKELPDKIENAEIIKHQLPVTFKGVKEKLPKIIDEIEPNVVILTGQAGGRVNITVERVAINVMDARMEDNEGYKPEDEPIFENAPAAYFATIPVKRIVNALRENKIPAMVSNSAGTYVCNTAMYTALHHIAIKGLDTKAGFIHVPYIPEQVLEKPQPSMSIEMIRKAIEIAIKESIKS, from the coding sequence ATGAAGGTTTTGGTTACGGGTTTTGAACCTTTTGGGGGAGAGACAATAAACCCCTCATGGGAAGCCGTTAAGGAACTTCCTGATAAGATTGAAAACGCAGAGATAATAAAGCACCAGCTTCCGGTGACTTTTAAGGGAGTCAAAGAAAAACTGCCCAAGATTATAGACGAGATTGAGCCAAATGTCGTAATTCTCACTGGCCAAGCTGGTGGGAGAGTTAACATAACTGTTGAGCGGGTTGCGATAAACGTCATGGATGCAAGGATGGAAGACAACGAAGGATACAAACCAGAAGATGAGCCCATCTTTGAAAATGCTCCAGCGGCTTATTTTGCCACTATACCGGTAAAAAGAATTGTAAATGCCTTGAGGGAGAATAAAATTCCCGCTATGGTGTCCAACTCGGCTGGAACCTACGTGTGCAACACCGCCATGTACACTGCTTTGCATCACATAGCGATAAAGGGATTGGACACAAAAGCAGGCTTTATACACGTCCCATACATTCCCGAGCAGGTTTTAGAAAAGCCACAGCCTTCGATGAGCATTGAGATGATAAGAAAAGCAATAGAAATAGCAATAAAAGAAAGCATAAAGAGCTAG
- a CDS encoding geranylgeranyl reductase family protein has protein sequence MKYDVAIIGGGPVGNYLANLLAGEFKVALIEAKTSFGGKACTGIIGAENYEKLNLPREAILNEFRGAVFYSRIQSFEIERKSPQAYMVDRKILEKTLAEKAVRNGAEYYMGTRFLGFKNGKALVQRFNERFEIEADFYVGADGVSSKVAQEIGARAEAEFLSGYEVEVVGDFKRKDFVEVWVNKDINEEFFMWVAPVNESLARVGTFGDYDSLMRFLKLKLLKETQIVEIKAGNVGFGFRRPWVKENVALVGDAALQIKPLTAGGIVYGMLCAHALRYAIRRNNLAMYEKLCGDIKKQIAFGLRVRKLFKDLNQEKIEKLFEVLSTREAIEVIENYADFDDHKKTITALVKHPRLLAKALKVTPMLLRYLVM, from the coding sequence ATGAAGTATGATGTTGCGATAATAGGAGGGGGGCCGGTTGGAAATTACCTCGCAAATCTTCTTGCGGGAGAGTTTAAGGTCGCATTAATCGAAGCAAAAACCTCTTTTGGCGGTAAAGCCTGCACGGGCATAATTGGAGCAGAAAATTATGAAAAGCTAAACCTTCCAAGGGAGGCTATTCTCAACGAGTTTAGGGGAGCCGTGTTTTATTCCAGAATTCAGAGCTTTGAAATAGAGAGAAAAAGCCCGCAGGCATATATGGTCGACAGAAAGATTCTCGAAAAGACCCTCGCAGAGAAGGCAGTTAGAAACGGTGCTGAGTACTATATGGGTACCAGGTTCTTGGGGTTTAAAAATGGAAAAGCCCTTGTACAGAGGTTTAATGAAAGGTTCGAAATAGAGGCAGATTTTTACGTTGGGGCAGATGGTGTCTCAAGCAAAGTCGCTCAAGAAATCGGGGCAAGAGCAGAGGCGGAATTTTTGAGCGGCTACGAGGTCGAGGTAGTTGGAGACTTTAAACGGAAAGACTTTGTTGAAGTGTGGGTGAACAAGGACATCAACGAAGAGTTTTTCATGTGGGTTGCTCCGGTAAATGAGTCCTTAGCAAGAGTGGGCACTTTTGGAGACTATGATAGCCTTATGAGGTTTTTAAAGCTAAAGCTTCTCAAAGAAACACAGATAGTTGAGATAAAAGCTGGAAACGTTGGCTTTGGATTCAGAAGGCCCTGGGTAAAAGAAAATGTCGCGCTTGTTGGGGATGCCGCTTTGCAAATAAAGCCTCTAACGGCGGGAGGTATTGTATACGGGATGCTCTGTGCTCATGCGCTTAGATACGCCATAAGAAGGAATAATTTAGCTATGTATGAAAAGCTCTGTGGAGACATAAAGAAACAGATCGCCTTTGGACTCCGGGTTAGAAAGCTTTTCAAAGACCTTAACCAAGAAAAAATAGAGAAGCTCTTCGAGGTTCTTTCAACTAGGGAAGCGATAGAGGTAATTGAAAACTACGCTGACTTCGACGACCACAAGAAAACAATAACAGCCCTTGTAAAGCACCCGCGTTTGCTTGCTAAGGCATTGAAAGTTACTCCAATGTTATTAAGATACCTGGTGATGTAA
- a CDS encoding ASCH domain-containing protein, which produces MEWEMGLQEEYLRLIKEGKKKIEGRLYDEKRRQIKPGDVIIFEGRLKVRVKALRVYPSFREMLEKEGLERVLPNVKSIEEGVEVYRRFYSEEEEKKYGVVAIEVEPIEEIEKKEETSV; this is translated from the coding sequence ATGGAGTGGGAAATGGGGCTTCAGGAGGAGTATCTGAGGCTGATAAAAGAGGGGAAAAAGAAGATTGAGGGAAGGCTGTACGATGAAAAACGAAGGCAGATAAAGCCGGGAGATGTAATAATTTTTGAAGGACGCTTGAAAGTAAGAGTAAAAGCCTTAAGGGTTTACCCTTCATTCAGGGAGATGCTCGAGAAAGAAGGGCTCGAGAGGGTTCTCCCAAACGTGAAGAGCATAGAGGAAGGAGTTGAAGTTTACAGGAGGTTCTACAGCGAGGAGGAAGAAAAGAAATATGGTGTTGTGGCGATTGAAGTTGAGCCAATAGAGGAGATAGAAAAAAAGGAAGAGACTTCAGTCTAG
- a CDS encoding carboxypeptidase M32, producing the protein MVEEIFQNETIKQILAHYKKIWAIGHAQSVLGWDMEVNMPKMGIAERSTAQGELSVLSHSFMLEPKFVELVEKAAGEELNDYERGVVRVLQREIKIAKAFPPEFVRELSEVRSKATMAWAEAKEKDDFKKFEPWLDKITELAKKAADYLGYEEYPYDALLDLYEEGLRTRDLDPIFEKLEKDLKPILDKILEEGRVPKEHPLEKEEYDVETMKKINLKVLELLEYPLGTRGRLDVSPHPFTTSFGIHDVRITTRYEGFDFRRTLLAVVHEFGHALYELQIDERFMFSPIAGGVSLGIHESQSRFWENIIGRSREFAGLIYPILRENLPFMSKYTEEDLYNYFNMVRPDFIRVEADEVTYNFHILLRYKLEKLMVNEDVKAKDLPELWNDEMERLLGIRPKNYKEGILQDIHWAHGTVGYFPTYSLGTLLATQIRSYILKDIPDFYEKVANGEFAPIREWLREKVHKYGSMYPPKELLERSFGEGVNPEYFIRYIKEKYLD; encoded by the coding sequence ATGGTTGAGGAAATATTCCAAAACGAGACCATAAAACAGATTCTAGCCCACTATAAGAAGATATGGGCAATTGGACACGCTCAGAGCGTCCTTGGATGGGACATGGAAGTAAACATGCCCAAGATGGGAATAGCCGAAAGAAGCACCGCCCAGGGAGAGCTCTCTGTTTTATCGCACAGCTTCATGCTGGAGCCAAAGTTCGTTGAGCTGGTAGAAAAAGCAGCTGGGGAAGAGCTAAACGATTACGAAAGGGGAGTTGTTAGAGTACTGCAGAGGGAAATAAAAATAGCAAAGGCGTTCCCTCCAGAGTTCGTTAGGGAGTTAAGCGAGGTCAGAAGCAAAGCGACCATGGCATGGGCTGAGGCAAAAGAAAAGGATGACTTCAAGAAGTTTGAGCCGTGGCTTGATAAAATAACAGAGCTTGCGAAGAAAGCGGCAGATTACCTCGGCTATGAGGAGTATCCCTACGATGCCCTCCTTGACCTCTACGAGGAAGGGCTGAGGACGAGAGACCTTGACCCGATATTTGAAAAGCTCGAAAAAGATCTTAAGCCGATTCTTGACAAAATACTCGAAGAAGGCAGGGTTCCTAAGGAGCATCCTCTGGAGAAAGAGGAGTACGATGTTGAGACCATGAAGAAAATCAACTTGAAAGTTCTCGAACTTTTGGAATACCCCCTTGGAACAAGAGGGCGCTTGGATGTATCACCTCACCCGTTCACGACAAGTTTTGGAATCCACGATGTGAGAATAACAACCAGATACGAGGGCTTTGACTTCAGGAGAACTCTCCTAGCTGTAGTCCACGAATTCGGTCATGCCCTTTATGAGCTGCAAATAGATGAGAGGTTCATGTTCTCACCCATAGCAGGAGGCGTCTCTCTCGGCATCCACGAAAGCCAGAGCAGGTTCTGGGAAAACATAATCGGAAGGAGCAGAGAATTTGCAGGATTGATTTATCCAATTCTCAGGGAAAACCTCCCGTTCATGTCAAAATACACTGAAGAGGACCTCTATAACTATTTCAATATGGTCAGGCCCGATTTCATAAGAGTCGAGGCTGACGAAGTAACATACAACTTCCACATTCTCTTGAGGTACAAACTTGAGAAGCTCATGGTAAACGAAGATGTCAAGGCCAAGGATTTACCCGAGCTCTGGAACGATGAGATGGAAAGGCTTCTCGGCATAAGACCAAAGAACTACAAGGAAGGAATTCTCCAGGACATCCACTGGGCCCACGGAACCGTTGGCTACTTCCCGACCTACAGCCTAGGAACGCTCTTAGCAACGCAGATTAGGAGCTACATCCTTAAGGACATCCCGGACTTCTACGAAAAGGTCGCAAACGGAGAATTTGCACCGATAAGGGAGTGGCTGAGAGAAAAAGTACACAAATACGGAAGCATGTATCCACCAAAGGAGCTTCTCGAAAGGAGCTTCGGAGAAGGCGTGAACCCAGAGTACTTCATAAGATATATAAAGGAAAAATATCTAGACTGA
- a CDS encoding bifunctional L-myo-inositol-1-phosphate cytidylyltransferase/CDP-L-myo-inositol myo-inositolphosphotransferase, translated as MKAVILAAGLGTRMGKLSEKTPKGLIKVAGREILYRTMKILKGEGIDEFVVVTNPLYKEKFEEFLRKNNFRYQLVINDSPEKGNGYSLYLARPYVSGRFVVVMSDHIYEEAFIREALKGNGLVVDRDGKFANIDEATKVKLENGRVADIGKALEEYDALDTGFFVLERDIFEIIEKLVKEKEELELAEIVKETKLEVFEVNGFFWMDVDTPEDIKKAKKFLIKNAIKGSGDGIVSRHLNRKISTKISEVLIDYVEPIHMTIFSFAVGIIAAFMAFISPPVGGLLYQLNSILDGVDGEIARAAMKTSRFGGYFDSILDRYIDFFVLLGLALNLNPDIWGWVVVSLALFGSAMVSYSTERYKGEYFVDIYKVIPQMKYLFGKRDERIFLTMILCLVGKISWIFIILALITHLRVFATIYLVQKREDS; from the coding sequence ATGAAGGCGGTAATTCTGGCGGCAGGTCTTGGAACCAGAATGGGAAAACTCAGCGAGAAAACTCCTAAAGGGTTAATAAAAGTTGCTGGAAGGGAGATACTTTACAGAACAATGAAAATTCTCAAAGGGGAAGGAATTGATGAATTCGTGGTTGTTACCAACCCGTTATACAAGGAAAAATTTGAGGAATTTTTAAGGAAAAATAACTTTAGATATCAGCTCGTGATTAATGATTCTCCCGAAAAGGGGAATGGATACAGCTTATATCTCGCCCGTCCATACGTCTCGGGCAGGTTTGTCGTAGTGATGAGCGACCACATCTATGAAGAAGCTTTCATAAGGGAAGCTCTGAAAGGTAATGGGCTTGTAGTTGATAGGGACGGGAAATTTGCAAACATAGATGAAGCAACAAAGGTAAAACTAGAAAACGGAAGGGTAGCGGATATTGGAAAAGCACTTGAAGAGTACGACGCCTTGGATACGGGATTTTTTGTTCTAGAGCGGGATATCTTCGAGATAATAGAAAAGCTGGTCAAAGAAAAAGAGGAGCTAGAGCTGGCCGAGATCGTTAAAGAGACTAAGCTGGAAGTCTTTGAGGTAAATGGGTTTTTCTGGATGGACGTTGATACGCCGGAAGACATCAAAAAAGCCAAGAAGTTCTTAATAAAGAACGCCATAAAAGGCAGCGGAGATGGCATTGTCTCGAGGCATCTGAACAGAAAGATATCCACAAAAATCAGTGAAGTTCTCATCGATTATGTGGAACCAATCCATATGACGATTTTTTCTTTCGCTGTCGGAATAATTGCGGCTTTTATGGCCTTCATCAGTCCCCCTGTAGGAGGGTTATTATACCAGCTGAATTCAATTCTCGATGGAGTTGACGGGGAAATAGCAAGAGCTGCAATGAAAACAAGCAGGTTTGGAGGATATTTTGATTCAATCCTAGATAGATATATCGACTTTTTTGTGTTGCTGGGGCTTGCTCTCAACTTAAACCCCGACATATGGGGGTGGGTAGTGGTTTCCCTGGCTCTCTTTGGGTCTGCTATGGTAAGTTACTCAACAGAACGTTACAAAGGTGAATATTTTGTTGACATATATAAAGTAATTCCTCAGATGAAGTACCTATTCGGAAAGAGGGATGAAAGAATCTTCTTAACTATGATCCTCTGTCTAGTGGGCAAGATATCGTGGATTTTCATCATATTGGCGTTGATAACCCACCTTAGGGTGTTTGCTACGATTTATTTGGTGCAAAAAAGAGAAGATTCCTGA
- the tnpA gene encoding IS200/IS605 family transposase, whose product MKPESPRIKRTRHAKHFITYHFVWIPKYRRDILTGKVVERLKEMFKEYSEEIGCEVIALEVMPDHVHVFLQAKPNLSPAQIVNHLKGKTARKLLQEFPELRSKTTHGRLWSRSYFVASVGYITDEIVKHYVETQWERELKRRGA is encoded by the coding sequence ATGAAACCCGAATCACCAAGAATCAAAAGAACAAGACACGCAAAACACTTCATAACCTACCATTTCGTCTGGATACCAAAATACCGGAGAGACATTCTCACCGGAAAAGTCGTCGAGAGACTCAAAGAAATGTTCAAAGAATACTCGGAAGAAATCGGGTGCGAGGTTATTGCCCTCGAAGTAATGCCCGACCACGTTCACGTCTTCCTTCAGGCAAAGCCCAACCTCTCGCCAGCCCAAATAGTGAACCACTTGAAAGGCAAAACCGCCAGAAAACTCCTCCAAGAGTTTCCAGAACTGAGGAGCAAGACGACACACGGTAGGTTATGGTCTCGCTCCTATTTCGTCGCCTCAGTCGGCTACATAACGGACGAGATTGTGAAGCACTACGTTGAAACCCAATGGGAGCGTGAGTTGAAACGAAGAGGAGCGTAA
- a CDS encoding RNA-guided endonuclease InsQ/TnpB family protein translates to MLFELADIGAKVWNQINYLRRQEFFEGKPVDFNRTEKIVYEEFKKEIGSATVQQICRKNAESWRSFFSLLRNKRNGELPEWLKPKPPNYLKDDGKRKPLIVLRNDQYKIEGNRLILKGLGKFKRLEVQFKGKIHLKGKQGRLEITYDTVKRKWYAHISITVEEKLIGGEWIEVPRKPLGDLSAGIDLGVNNLMAVYVENGESFLVNGRPLKSIAFYWRKRIADYQSKLNRSGAKRSRKLKRMHGKAKLQAKHYINTAVRQTVEKLYHLGVSRIVVGYPKGIARNSEKGKRQNFLLSHVWRFNTVIQRLKEVAEEYGIVVQVVNEAFTSKTCPVCGKPHEGARFVRGLFKCPATGLDFNADLIGAFNILKKAVEKITPNLGGLYAQRRGNGGKTLPEGSKTRFNLGLNETPQTSLPMARG, encoded by the coding sequence ATTCTCTTCGAGTTAGCTGACATTGGGGCTAAAGTTTGGAACCAGATAAACTACCTTCGCAGGCAGGAATTCTTCGAGGGTAAACCAGTGGACTTCAACAGGACGGAGAAAATCGTCTATGAAGAATTCAAAAAGGAAATCGGCTCCGCAACAGTCCAGCAAATTTGCAGGAAGAATGCTGAAAGCTGGAGGAGCTTCTTCTCACTCTTAAGGAATAAGCGGAACGGAGAACTGCCCGAGTGGTTGAAGCCGAAGCCACCGAACTACTTGAAAGACGATGGGAAAAGAAAACCTTTAATCGTACTCAGGAACGACCAATACAAGATTGAGGGCAACAGGTTAATTCTCAAAGGCCTCGGCAAGTTCAAACGCCTCGAAGTCCAGTTTAAGGGGAAAATACACCTCAAAGGCAAACAAGGAAGGCTGGAAATAACCTACGATACCGTTAAGCGGAAATGGTATGCCCACATCAGCATTACCGTCGAGGAGAAACTAATTGGAGGCGAGTGGATTGAAGTTCCAAGGAAACCATTGGGCGACCTTTCAGCGGGAATTGATTTGGGAGTGAACAATCTAATGGCGGTCTACGTTGAGAACGGTGAAAGCTTCCTCGTGAACGGCAGGCCATTAAAATCAATAGCCTTTTACTGGCGGAAGAGGATTGCGGATTATCAGTCAAAACTTAACAGGTCGGGAGCGAAGAGAAGTAGAAAACTCAAAAGAATGCACGGGAAGGCTAAACTTCAAGCAAAGCATTACATCAACACGGCAGTAAGACAGACCGTTGAAAAGCTCTACCACCTCGGAGTTTCGAGGATTGTTGTAGGTTACCCGAAGGGGATTGCCAGAAACTCTGAGAAAGGCAAGAGGCAGAACTTCCTCCTCTCCCACGTCTGGCGGTTCAATACTGTGATTCAAAGGCTCAAGGAAGTGGCTGAGGAATATGGCATCGTTGTTCAGGTTGTTAATGAGGCTTTCACCTCAAAAACCTGCCCCGTTTGCGGGAAGCCCCACGAGGGGGCCCGCTTTGTTCGTGGTTTGTTTAAGTGTCCCGCGACGGGGCTTGACTTTAACGCGGATTTGATTGGTGCTTTCAACATTTTAAAGAAGGCTGTGGAAAAGATAACCCCGAATCTGGGCGGCCTTTATGCTCAGAGGAGGGGTAACGGGGGGAAGACCCTCCCCGAGGGGTCGAAGACCCGCTTTAACTTGGGTCTAAATGAAACCCCTCAAACCTCCCTGCCAATGGCGAGGGGTTAA